One window of the Lasioglossum baleicum chromosome 8, iyLasBale1, whole genome shotgun sequence genome contains the following:
- the Ripk5 gene encoding receptor interacting protein kinase 5 isoform X2 codes for MVSKLPQEFRRYNRNLNQLKHILSETRQALESISNENFFPGKNIAKELLPQLTLDNIRHILMNSPAIVVFGQDTKAKATLVNSLLSTDILPVSNGLWRWIKITHDVTKYISLTLGLEYEVVDGLKSNKEPWDTLPIEDLTGSGTEDTNCPTVLDVKLDLPVLKDGVQVLIVPNSGAVQVLAKGLLNVLPIFLYALGEQPLTEQNLEELKDLKDTYPFNPVLFISPLENITLNSIDGELTESEQHRLQYRMSSIDSTSKTDNDDGIDFDKMNSLGTTWLEQLTNLGFLGMEESVEVDQLSWLGSGQYVCGSKLVDSCKKIDSILYFVRGCLQTFLIKVSTYLNEVHTASLRKFILSAFDMARTIQITPRRIQYAQMKENNLYATLMKIINENQEELTVLIQGIIQEMKNDVLLPEHDVYPYQSIPFPNTERAEWSTTVRAATSEVQRVVLSRLGEKVAYQLVNNISCFQGTFVGTLQRCLLSLEETYERDSSLLASDALKQIMSAAYNVDLHSSSPSLIHSFLERLRQLFKSLPLPWSPTPTLDEAWRKEVAIDVLNSLSAAKLAKTISMQFRDKLNASHDSFQAALKSLGNYYSGKLERTEEQRIAIRKYHAPRMAKLALETTSMIDAVRYGMPHCGIEIGRGQYGVVFACDGWGGAPGPCAVKSVVLPDERHWNDLAMEFYYTRSIPDHKRIVKLRGSYIDQSYGGGFGFGSAVLLISDRLSRDLHCGIRAGLSWLERIQIAIDVLEGIRYLHSQGLVHRDIKLKNVLLDIENRAKLTDLGFCITTAMMSGSVVGTPVHMAPELLTRHYDSSVDVYAFGILFWFICAGHVRLPIAFDQFRDKEQLWSSVKKGIRPERLASFDDECWKLMEQCWSGEPSQRPLLGAILPVLESIQQKAERDDRFIHLLESPTGN; via the exons ATGGTAAGCAAACTACCGCAAGAGTTCAGGAGGTACAACCGCAACCTCAATCAACTGAAGCACATTCTCAGCGAGACTCGACAGGCACTGGAATCCATCAGCAATGAGAACTTTTTCCCTGGAA AGAACATAGCGAAGGAGCTGTTGCCTCAGCTAACTCTCGATAACATCAGGCACATTTTAATGAACTCGCCCGCTATTGTTGTTTTCGGGCAAGACACTAAAGCGAAGGCAACTTTAGTCAATAGTTTACTTTCTACAGATATCTTGCCAGTGTCCAACGGACTGTGGCGGTGGATAAAGATCACTCACGATGTGACAAAATACATTAGTCTTACGTTAGGTCTAGAATATGAAGTAGTCGATGGTTTGAAATCCAACAAGGAACCATGGGACACTTTGCCTATAGAGGATCTAACAGGGTCTGGTACCGAAGACACCAATTGTCCTACAGTGCTGGATGTGAAGCTAGATCTGCCGGTACTGAAGGATGGTGTCCAAGTACTTATTGTTCCAAACAGTGGAGCAGTCCAGGTTCTGGCGAAAGGTCTGTTGAATGTATTGCCGATATTTCTCTACGCTTTGGGGGAGCAGCCTCTGACGGAACAAAACTTGGAAGAGTTGAAAGATTTGAAAGACACATATCCGTTTAACCCTGTTCTTTTTATATCACCACTGGAAAACATTACACTGAACAGTATCGACGGTGAACTGACTGAATCCGAACAACATAGACTACAATATCGAATGAGCTCGATCGATTCGACGAGTAAAACCGACAACGACGACGGTATCGACTTTGACAAAATGAATTCGCTGGGTACAACGTGGCTGGAACAGCTGACCAATTTGGGCTTCCTGGGTATGGAAGAGTCTGTCGAAGTTGATCAGCTTTCCTGGCTCGGTAGCGGACAGTACGTCTGCGGCAGCAAACTAGTGGATTCATGCAAGAAGATCGACAGTATTTTATACTTCGTACGAGGATGTTTGCAAACCTTTCTTATCAAAGTGAGCACCTACTTGAACGAGGTCCATACGGCCAGCCTGCGAAAGTTCATTCTGAGCGCTTTCGACATGGCACGCACCATACAAATCACTCCACGACGAATACAGTACGCGCAGATGAAGGAGAACAATCTATACGCCACTCTGATGAAaataattaacgaaaaccaGGAAGAACTGACCGTGTTGATACAAGGAATAATCCAAGAAATGAAAAACGACGTCCTACTACCAGAACACGACGTGTACCCTTATCAAAGCATCCCGTTTCCCAACACAGAGCGAGCAGAATGGTCCACGACAGTCCGAGCAGCGACCTCCGAAGTTCAGAGGGTGGTGCTCAGTCGTCTAGGCGAAAAGGTCGCGTACCAGCTCGTCAATAACATCAGCTGTTTCCAAGGAACGTTCGTGGGGACGTTGCAGCGATGTCTGCTGAGTCTCGAGGAGACTTACGAGCGAGACTCTAGCCTGTTAGCCAGCGACGCTTTGAAGCAGATCATGTCGGCTGCGTACAACGTCGATTTGCATAGCTCATCTCCGTCTCTCATACACTCTTTCCTGGAAAGGTTGAGGCAGCTATTTAAATCATTACCTCTGCCATGGTCACCAACACCGACCTTAGACGAAGCATGGCGGAAGGAGGTGGCCATCGACGTTCTAAATTCATTATCTGCAGCTAAATTAGCCAAAACGATATCCATGCAGTTTCGGGACAAGCTGAATGCTTCCCACGACTCGTTCCAGGCAGCTCTTAAATCGCTGGGCAATTATTACTCCGGAAAACTCGAGAGGACGGAGGAGCAGAGAATAGCAATCAGGAAGTATCATGCTCCTAGGATGGCGAAATTGGCCTTAGAGACTACGTCGATGATCGACGCCGTTCGCTACGGGATGCCCCATTGCGGGATAGAGATCGGCAGAGGACAGTATGGGGTAGTTTTCGCTTGTGATGGTTGGGGAGGAGCACCAGGACCTTGCGCAGTGAAATCGGTAGTTCTCCCTGACGAAAGACACTGGAACGACCTTGCCATGGAGTTTTATTATACCAGATCCATTCCCGATCACAAGAGAATAGTAAAACTCCGCGGATCGTACATTGATCAGTCCTATGGTGGAGGATTCGGCTTTGGATCCGCGGTTCTTTTGATTTCTGACCGATTGAGCCGCGATCTACACTGCGGGATCCGCGCTGGTCTATCCTGGCTGGAGAGGATACAGATTGCCATCGATGTGTTGGAAGGAATACGATATCTTCATTCTCAAGGACTCGTTCATCGCGACATCAAGCTGAAGAACGTTCTTCTCGATATCGAGAACAGAGCCAAGTTGACCGATCTAGGGTTCTGCATCACGACGGCGATGATGTCTGGTAGCGTCGTTGGAACGCCTGTCCACATGGCGCCAGAACTGCTCACCCGTCATTACGATAGCAGCGTCGACGTGTATGCTTTCGGGATCCTTTTCTGGTTCATCTGTGCCGGACATGTGAGATTGCCGATCGCTTTCGATCAGTTCCGCGACAAAGAACAGTTATGGAGCAGCGTCAAGAAAG GCATACGTCCCGAACGATTAGCTTCGTTTGACGACGAGTGTTGGAAGTTGATGGAACAATGTTGGTCGGGCGAACCATCCCAACGACCCCTGCTCGGTGCAATTTTGCCAGTATTAGAATCGATTCAGCAAAAAGCAGAAAGAG ATGACAGATTCATCCATCTCCTTGAATCTCCAACAGGGAATTAA
- the Ripk5 gene encoding receptor interacting protein kinase 5 isoform X3, with product MVSKLPQEFRRYNRNLNQLKHILSETRQALESISNENFFPGKNIAKELLPQLTLDNIRHILMNSPAIVVFGQDTKAKATLVNSLLSTDILPVSNGLWRWIKITHDVTKYISLTLGLEYEVVDGLKSNKEPWDTLPIEDLTGSGTEDTNCPTVLDVKLDLPVLKDGVQVLIVPNSGAVQVLAKGLLNVLPIFLYALGEQPLTEQNLEELKDLKDTYPFNPVLFISPLENITLNSIDGELTESEQHRLQYRMSSIDSTSKTDNDDGIDFDKMNSLGTTWLEQLTNLGFLGMEESVEVDQLSWLGSGQYVCGSKLVDSCKKIDSILYFVRGCLQTFLIKVSTYLNEVHTASLRKFILSAFDMARTIQITPRRIQYAQMKENNLYATLMKIINENQEELTVLIQGIIQEMKNDVLLPEHDVYPYQSIPFPNTERAEWSTTVRAATSEVQRVVLSRLGEKVAYQLVNNISCFQGTFVGTLQRCLLSLEETYERDSSLLASDALKQIMSAAYNVDLHSSSPSLIHSFLERLRQLFKSLPLPWSPTPTLDEAWRKEVAIDVLNSLSAAKLAKTISMQFRDKLNASHDSFQAALKSLGNYYSGKLERTEEQRIAIRKYHAPRMAKLALETTSMIDAVRYGMPHCGIEIGRGQYGVVFACDGWGGAPGPCAVKSVVLPDERHWNDLAMEFYYTRSIPDHKRIVKLRGSYIDQSYGGGFGFGSAVLLISDRLSRDLHCGIRAGLSWLERIQIAIDVLEGIRYLHSQGLVHRDIKLKNVLLDIENRAKLTDLGFCITTAMMSGSVVGTPVHMAPELLTRHYDSSVDVYAFGILFWFICAGHVRLPIAFDQFRDKEQLWSSVKKDDRFIHLLESPTGN from the exons ATGGTAAGCAAACTACCGCAAGAGTTCAGGAGGTACAACCGCAACCTCAATCAACTGAAGCACATTCTCAGCGAGACTCGACAGGCACTGGAATCCATCAGCAATGAGAACTTTTTCCCTGGAA AGAACATAGCGAAGGAGCTGTTGCCTCAGCTAACTCTCGATAACATCAGGCACATTTTAATGAACTCGCCCGCTATTGTTGTTTTCGGGCAAGACACTAAAGCGAAGGCAACTTTAGTCAATAGTTTACTTTCTACAGATATCTTGCCAGTGTCCAACGGACTGTGGCGGTGGATAAAGATCACTCACGATGTGACAAAATACATTAGTCTTACGTTAGGTCTAGAATATGAAGTAGTCGATGGTTTGAAATCCAACAAGGAACCATGGGACACTTTGCCTATAGAGGATCTAACAGGGTCTGGTACCGAAGACACCAATTGTCCTACAGTGCTGGATGTGAAGCTAGATCTGCCGGTACTGAAGGATGGTGTCCAAGTACTTATTGTTCCAAACAGTGGAGCAGTCCAGGTTCTGGCGAAAGGTCTGTTGAATGTATTGCCGATATTTCTCTACGCTTTGGGGGAGCAGCCTCTGACGGAACAAAACTTGGAAGAGTTGAAAGATTTGAAAGACACATATCCGTTTAACCCTGTTCTTTTTATATCACCACTGGAAAACATTACACTGAACAGTATCGACGGTGAACTGACTGAATCCGAACAACATAGACTACAATATCGAATGAGCTCGATCGATTCGACGAGTAAAACCGACAACGACGACGGTATCGACTTTGACAAAATGAATTCGCTGGGTACAACGTGGCTGGAACAGCTGACCAATTTGGGCTTCCTGGGTATGGAAGAGTCTGTCGAAGTTGATCAGCTTTCCTGGCTCGGTAGCGGACAGTACGTCTGCGGCAGCAAACTAGTGGATTCATGCAAGAAGATCGACAGTATTTTATACTTCGTACGAGGATGTTTGCAAACCTTTCTTATCAAAGTGAGCACCTACTTGAACGAGGTCCATACGGCCAGCCTGCGAAAGTTCATTCTGAGCGCTTTCGACATGGCACGCACCATACAAATCACTCCACGACGAATACAGTACGCGCAGATGAAGGAGAACAATCTATACGCCACTCTGATGAAaataattaacgaaaaccaGGAAGAACTGACCGTGTTGATACAAGGAATAATCCAAGAAATGAAAAACGACGTCCTACTACCAGAACACGACGTGTACCCTTATCAAAGCATCCCGTTTCCCAACACAGAGCGAGCAGAATGGTCCACGACAGTCCGAGCAGCGACCTCCGAAGTTCAGAGGGTGGTGCTCAGTCGTCTAGGCGAAAAGGTCGCGTACCAGCTCGTCAATAACATCAGCTGTTTCCAAGGAACGTTCGTGGGGACGTTGCAGCGATGTCTGCTGAGTCTCGAGGAGACTTACGAGCGAGACTCTAGCCTGTTAGCCAGCGACGCTTTGAAGCAGATCATGTCGGCTGCGTACAACGTCGATTTGCATAGCTCATCTCCGTCTCTCATACACTCTTTCCTGGAAAGGTTGAGGCAGCTATTTAAATCATTACCTCTGCCATGGTCACCAACACCGACCTTAGACGAAGCATGGCGGAAGGAGGTGGCCATCGACGTTCTAAATTCATTATCTGCAGCTAAATTAGCCAAAACGATATCCATGCAGTTTCGGGACAAGCTGAATGCTTCCCACGACTCGTTCCAGGCAGCTCTTAAATCGCTGGGCAATTATTACTCCGGAAAACTCGAGAGGACGGAGGAGCAGAGAATAGCAATCAGGAAGTATCATGCTCCTAGGATGGCGAAATTGGCCTTAGAGACTACGTCGATGATCGACGCCGTTCGCTACGGGATGCCCCATTGCGGGATAGAGATCGGCAGAGGACAGTATGGGGTAGTTTTCGCTTGTGATGGTTGGGGAGGAGCACCAGGACCTTGCGCAGTGAAATCGGTAGTTCTCCCTGACGAAAGACACTGGAACGACCTTGCCATGGAGTTTTATTATACCAGATCCATTCCCGATCACAAGAGAATAGTAAAACTCCGCGGATCGTACATTGATCAGTCCTATGGTGGAGGATTCGGCTTTGGATCCGCGGTTCTTTTGATTTCTGACCGATTGAGCCGCGATCTACACTGCGGGATCCGCGCTGGTCTATCCTGGCTGGAGAGGATACAGATTGCCATCGATGTGTTGGAAGGAATACGATATCTTCATTCTCAAGGACTCGTTCATCGCGACATCAAGCTGAAGAACGTTCTTCTCGATATCGAGAACAGAGCCAAGTTGACCGATCTAGGGTTCTGCATCACGACGGCGATGATGTCTGGTAGCGTCGTTGGAACGCCTGTCCACATGGCGCCAGAACTGCTCACCCGTCATTACGATAGCAGCGTCGACGTGTATGCTTTCGGGATCCTTTTCTGGTTCATCTGTGCCGGACATGTGAGATTGCCGATCGCTTTCGATCAGTTCCGCGACAAAGAACAGTTATGGAGCAGCGTCAAGAAAG ATGACAGATTCATCCATCTCCTTGAATCTCCAACAGGGAATTAA
- the Ripk5 gene encoding receptor interacting protein kinase 5 isoform X1, with amino-acid sequence MVSKLPQEFRRYNRNLNQLKHILSETRQALESISNENFFPGKNIAKELLPQLTLDNIRHILMNSPAIVVFGQDTKAKATLVNSLLSTDILPVSNGLWRWIKITHDVTKYISLTLGLEYEVVDGLKSNKEPWDTLPIEDLTGSGTEDTNCPTVLDVKLDLPVLKDGVQVLIVPNSGAVQVLAKGLLNVLPIFLYALGEQPLTEQNLEELKDLKDTYPFNPVLFISPLENITLNSIDGELTESEQHRLQYRMSSIDSTSKTDNDDGIDFDKMNSLGTTWLEQLTNLGFLGMEESVEVDQLSWLGSGQYVCGSKLVDSCKKIDSILYFVRGCLQTFLIKVSTYLNEVHTASLRKFILSAFDMARTIQITPRRIQYAQMKENNLYATLMKIINENQEELTVLIQGIIQEMKNDVLLPEHDVYPYQSIPFPNTERAEWSTTVRAATSEVQRVVLSRLGEKVAYQLVNNISCFQGTFVGTLQRCLLSLEETYERDSSLLASDALKQIMSAAYNVDLHSSSPSLIHSFLERLRQLFKSLPLPWSPTPTLDEAWRKEVAIDVLNSLSAAKLAKTISMQFRDKLNASHDSFQAALKSLGNYYSGKLERTEEQRIAIRKYHAPRMAKLALETTSMIDAVRYGMPHCGIEIGRGQYGVVFACDGWGGAPGPCAVKSVVLPDERHWNDLAMEFYYTRSIPDHKRIVKLRGSYIDQSYGGGFGFGSAVLLISDRLSRDLHCGIRAGLSWLERIQIAIDVLEGIRYLHSQGLVHRDIKLKNVLLDIENRAKLTDLGFCITTAMMSGSVVGTPVHMAPELLTRHYDSSVDVYAFGILFWFICAGHVRLPIAFDQFRDKEQLWSSVKKGIRPERLASFDDECWKLMEQCWSGEPSQRPLLGAILPVLESIQQKAERGKSLPQLNTLKLQESTTSISKNPALALAEPYNQRGAMTSPAPAKRRAIKTVKHPIFHITNLFQASLCSNLYVQMREF; translated from the exons ATGGTAAGCAAACTACCGCAAGAGTTCAGGAGGTACAACCGCAACCTCAATCAACTGAAGCACATTCTCAGCGAGACTCGACAGGCACTGGAATCCATCAGCAATGAGAACTTTTTCCCTGGAA AGAACATAGCGAAGGAGCTGTTGCCTCAGCTAACTCTCGATAACATCAGGCACATTTTAATGAACTCGCCCGCTATTGTTGTTTTCGGGCAAGACACTAAAGCGAAGGCAACTTTAGTCAATAGTTTACTTTCTACAGATATCTTGCCAGTGTCCAACGGACTGTGGCGGTGGATAAAGATCACTCACGATGTGACAAAATACATTAGTCTTACGTTAGGTCTAGAATATGAAGTAGTCGATGGTTTGAAATCCAACAAGGAACCATGGGACACTTTGCCTATAGAGGATCTAACAGGGTCTGGTACCGAAGACACCAATTGTCCTACAGTGCTGGATGTGAAGCTAGATCTGCCGGTACTGAAGGATGGTGTCCAAGTACTTATTGTTCCAAACAGTGGAGCAGTCCAGGTTCTGGCGAAAGGTCTGTTGAATGTATTGCCGATATTTCTCTACGCTTTGGGGGAGCAGCCTCTGACGGAACAAAACTTGGAAGAGTTGAAAGATTTGAAAGACACATATCCGTTTAACCCTGTTCTTTTTATATCACCACTGGAAAACATTACACTGAACAGTATCGACGGTGAACTGACTGAATCCGAACAACATAGACTACAATATCGAATGAGCTCGATCGATTCGACGAGTAAAACCGACAACGACGACGGTATCGACTTTGACAAAATGAATTCGCTGGGTACAACGTGGCTGGAACAGCTGACCAATTTGGGCTTCCTGGGTATGGAAGAGTCTGTCGAAGTTGATCAGCTTTCCTGGCTCGGTAGCGGACAGTACGTCTGCGGCAGCAAACTAGTGGATTCATGCAAGAAGATCGACAGTATTTTATACTTCGTACGAGGATGTTTGCAAACCTTTCTTATCAAAGTGAGCACCTACTTGAACGAGGTCCATACGGCCAGCCTGCGAAAGTTCATTCTGAGCGCTTTCGACATGGCACGCACCATACAAATCACTCCACGACGAATACAGTACGCGCAGATGAAGGAGAACAATCTATACGCCACTCTGATGAAaataattaacgaaaaccaGGAAGAACTGACCGTGTTGATACAAGGAATAATCCAAGAAATGAAAAACGACGTCCTACTACCAGAACACGACGTGTACCCTTATCAAAGCATCCCGTTTCCCAACACAGAGCGAGCAGAATGGTCCACGACAGTCCGAGCAGCGACCTCCGAAGTTCAGAGGGTGGTGCTCAGTCGTCTAGGCGAAAAGGTCGCGTACCAGCTCGTCAATAACATCAGCTGTTTCCAAGGAACGTTCGTGGGGACGTTGCAGCGATGTCTGCTGAGTCTCGAGGAGACTTACGAGCGAGACTCTAGCCTGTTAGCCAGCGACGCTTTGAAGCAGATCATGTCGGCTGCGTACAACGTCGATTTGCATAGCTCATCTCCGTCTCTCATACACTCTTTCCTGGAAAGGTTGAGGCAGCTATTTAAATCATTACCTCTGCCATGGTCACCAACACCGACCTTAGACGAAGCATGGCGGAAGGAGGTGGCCATCGACGTTCTAAATTCATTATCTGCAGCTAAATTAGCCAAAACGATATCCATGCAGTTTCGGGACAAGCTGAATGCTTCCCACGACTCGTTCCAGGCAGCTCTTAAATCGCTGGGCAATTATTACTCCGGAAAACTCGAGAGGACGGAGGAGCAGAGAATAGCAATCAGGAAGTATCATGCTCCTAGGATGGCGAAATTGGCCTTAGAGACTACGTCGATGATCGACGCCGTTCGCTACGGGATGCCCCATTGCGGGATAGAGATCGGCAGAGGACAGTATGGGGTAGTTTTCGCTTGTGATGGTTGGGGAGGAGCACCAGGACCTTGCGCAGTGAAATCGGTAGTTCTCCCTGACGAAAGACACTGGAACGACCTTGCCATGGAGTTTTATTATACCAGATCCATTCCCGATCACAAGAGAATAGTAAAACTCCGCGGATCGTACATTGATCAGTCCTATGGTGGAGGATTCGGCTTTGGATCCGCGGTTCTTTTGATTTCTGACCGATTGAGCCGCGATCTACACTGCGGGATCCGCGCTGGTCTATCCTGGCTGGAGAGGATACAGATTGCCATCGATGTGTTGGAAGGAATACGATATCTTCATTCTCAAGGACTCGTTCATCGCGACATCAAGCTGAAGAACGTTCTTCTCGATATCGAGAACAGAGCCAAGTTGACCGATCTAGGGTTCTGCATCACGACGGCGATGATGTCTGGTAGCGTCGTTGGAACGCCTGTCCACATGGCGCCAGAACTGCTCACCCGTCATTACGATAGCAGCGTCGACGTGTATGCTTTCGGGATCCTTTTCTGGTTCATCTGTGCCGGACATGTGAGATTGCCGATCGCTTTCGATCAGTTCCGCGACAAAGAACAGTTATGGAGCAGCGTCAAGAAAG GCATACGTCCCGAACGATTAGCTTCGTTTGACGACGAGTGTTGGAAGTTGATGGAACAATGTTGGTCGGGCGAACCATCCCAACGACCCCTGCTCGGTGCAATTTTGCCAGTATTAGAATCGATTCAGCAAAAAGCAGAAAGAGGCAAGTCCTTACCACAACTCAACACATTGAAGCTACAAGAAAGTACAACATCCATCTCGAAAAATCCTGCATTAGCATTAGCAGAGCCTTACAATCAGAGGGGCGCTATGACTAGTCCAGCCCCGGCGAAACGCAGAGCAATCAAAACTGTAAAACATCCGATCTTCCATATTACCAATCTGTTTCAAGCAAGTCTCTGCTCGAATCTCTACGTTCAAATGCGGGAGTTTTGA
- the LOC143211106 gene encoding COMM domain-containing protein 7: MVKTVSKVRGVSWRFGVTAASNESDNIGKSFLQLKLDLEEDGKPNTVFVEMTISEFYKFLHDLEKAKSDLDLLL; the protein is encoded by the exons ATGGTTAAGACTGTTAGTAAAGTGCGCGGAGTCTCGTGGAGGTTTGGTG TCACCGCTGCCAGCAATGAATCCGATAACATCGGCAAATCGTTTCTGCAGTTGAAGTTAGATTTGGAGGAAGATGGTAAACCGAATACTGTCTTCGTGGAAATGACGATAAgcgaattttataaatttctacACGATCTAGAGAAAGCCAAGTCCGACCTCGACTTGCTGCTTTAA